The window ctcattgttgattaatacttaaaataaaaagtagcaCTTACCAGCAATAATTGTTCTTGTATCATTATCCAATTGAATTAGACCAATTTCTAGTTCATGCTCACAGTGAGTTTTGGaaatatttggaaatattaacttttagcAACGAGGGACAGGcttgttcaattttattactacCCATACCTCTATcaagtaagtaggtacattgttGATGTCCGTTGTTCCATTTCTCGTTTCCAAGAATCAAATTctgtaattaaaaaccaaaggGGTAAATTATTctcgtttgattttttttgattttctttgtatcaattttatcatggaatttatattaatacagtaGGTTTCCGTATTCAGTGTAGTACAATTGTCAACGTTACTACACTTGATGCATAAACAATATGTATGGCAACGAAAACTGTGACACgagaattttatatattagatgtTTTGTACAGTGAGCCATTCCAAGAAAACGTAAAGGGGCTGATTTGAGCCGCAGTACAAGTAAAGCTCGAAACTTGCGAAATAACAGATCCGAAAGAACAGAAAAACAAATCCAGCAAAAAAATACTGATGCACGTGTCAGAATGGCGCAATTGAATCAAGAACAGCCAGATGATACACGAGCTGAACGCAATGAAGTCAGAAGATTAGAACAACGACAATCACGCCGCTTCACAGTCAAAAGACGAAGAACAAATGACCAACAACGACAACAGGTACATCGAGCATTTATATCTGATTCATTCCCGAGTCTAGCATTCCAGTATGAGCccgatattgaatattatgctCATTCAAAAGTGGTAATTGGTGCTATGGACAAGGAATGTCCGCATTGTCATGCtctgaaattcaaaaatgagcCAGCTGGGAGGTGTTGCGCGTCAGGAAAAGTGCAACTACCTGAAATTTAAACACCACCTGAACCATTGATCGGCTTACTCATCGGCACGGATCCAAAATCTaacgagttaaaaattaaaaattcgaaacggtgtaaaattattatttgggaTGAATGTACTATGGCACACAAACATTCACTTGAGGCGTTGAACAGGACACTgaaagatattaaaaacagtGACAAACTATTTGGCGGATCTCTGTTGGTCCTTTCAGGTGATTTCAGACAAACACTTCCAGTCATTCCACGTTCGACATACGCTGATGAGATCAACGCTTGCTTAAAATCATCTCCATTGTGGCgtaatgttgaaaaattacagctaaaaataaatatgtgcgTTCAAATGCTTCAAGAACCATCCGctgaaacattttcaaaacaactCTTAGATATCGGTGATGGAAAAGTTGCTATAGATGAAACTGGAAACGTAAAATTACCGACCGATTTCTGCGCAATCGCTGATTCGCAAGATACTCTCATTGAACAAATATTTCCCGATGTACACACACAGTACATAAATCATGAGTGGCTTGCAGAAAGAGTGATTTTAGCGGCAAAAAAATGTAGACGTTGACAATATAAATCTGAAGATACAGATGTTGTTGCCAGAGAATTTGGTATCATATAAATCTATTGATACGGTTTGCGACGACAGCGAAGCAGTAAACTTTTCCACAGAGTTTTTGAACTCACTGGATTTTCCAGGCATGCCACcgcataatttacaattaaaggTTGGATCTCCAATTATCATGCTTCGTAATTTGAACCCGCCCCGGTTGTGCAACGGTAAGCGATTagtcattcaaaaattaatgaaaaacgtGATCGAAGCCAGGATTTTAAATGGCAAGTTCAGAGGTGAAAATATACTCATACCACGGATtcctattatacctactgatGTGCCAATTCAATTCAAACGTATTCAGTTTCCGATTAGATTGGCATTTGCAATGACTATTGTAGTAAACCgacgtttttagtataaaaacgtagTTCCGAAGTCCGGTGGCCTATAACTATATCACGCCACCGAGTCGGACCACTAATGCCGTTTCCTGATTGGATTAAACACATCACGCCACTTCATAGACGTAGATCAACCGATTCTCAATCACGGCatgttccatataaatatgagtcctcatcatagatttaattagagtTAGTTAAGAGTCAGTTAGACCAAGTCAGTGTTGTCACTTGCTCTCCGGTAGCTAAGTACTTGTGCTTACGCTAACGAAAGccttttcattattgttttaaaaagttaataaacgtatcaattatcttattaatttattgttaacttatataCCTCAACTCTCCAACCTACGACGGAACGTGCATTCGTCGTAAAAGAAGCGTGCAGTAACTATCACTGGTTACTACACTATCAACAAATCCCAAGGTCAAACGTTGTCTGTTTGTGGATTAGATTTGAGAACACCATGTTTTTCACACGGACAATTATACGTGGCATGCTCTCGAGTTATGCTCTCAAACCATCCAGTTTGTTTGTGTTAGCTAATGATGgactaacaaaaaatattgttcacgCTATAGCATTAAGAGattgatattgtttaatagtGTTACTGtcgtaattgtttaattaatgatatataattttacgaaataaattataataacttaaaaataatgtttgccttttgttatttttatattccctCATCGTTCACAGCGCTCCATGCTTATTTCACGCATATAccaaattattacatacatacaatatacacattctaacatacatacatacttcCAATAAGTAAGCTATTTTTTGTCTACACTAGAAATTACtaggaaattatttatatggcaAAACAACGTTTGCCGGGTCAgctagtgtatatatatatatataaacaataaacatttaaagtgATATGGTTAGGTTATTTGTGTGgaagaatttataattacctgGTAGGTAATGAAGTTCAAAcggtaatttgtttataagagTGTTAATTATACCTCCGCCTTTTTTCTTGTTGTTTCTTCGAACGGGTGACATCGTGTTATGGTAAGATTATAAAGACTGCACagctttttatacataatcattatattataatgaagtcTGTCgatcaacaaataaaacttaCGGTGCAAAATGTCGACCCACCTACAACTCGTGAATCAAGACATGGAGCGTTTTTACTAAATACCTGTCGTGCTTTAGTTTTTGGTCCTTCTGGATgaggtaaaacaaatttaatttatgcctTATTGACTAATATCAATGGTAAACGATTTCATAACGTTTATATATACTCGAAGACACTCGAACAAccgaaatataaaatgctttGTGACATTTTAAAAGATGTCGATGGAGTacagttttttacttttcatgAAAACGATGAAGTTATCCCtccagaaaaataattaccagattctgtttttatatttgacgatattttatgtgaaaatcAGAAAATTGTACGTTCTTACTACACAAGCTGTAGACATACAACATTGATGTGTTCTATCTGGCGCAATCATTCGCACGCATACCAAAACAACTTATTCGAGACAATAGTAACATGATAATTCTATTCAAGCAAGATGagactaatttaaaacacgatTACACGGAGCACTGCTCTGGTGATATGAATTATCCAGAGCTTAAAGAGTTTTGTACTTAGTGCTGGAGTAAGGGGAGATTCAATTTCGTCGTGATAGGTAAGGACTGTGAACGTGACAACGGACGGTATCGACACGGTTTTGACACGTTTGTCGTTGTATAAAACACCATAATACGTTATTAACCATGGGAGACGATTGAACAGTGTTGAACGAATTAGTTATTGCtaaggaaaatattaaaagtaaatttgagGCATTAAAAAGAGGTGATGCCGATATTAAATCGTATGACGTAtcacaaacatttaaactaataatcgAACCTCTGAACAAATTACATAACCAATCGCCAAAACCACAGACTTCCGAAACAAGTAATGATAATGAAATTTCTTATGCAGTTGAAGATTTAGCTACCGATAATCGAACTGGAACTCTCCGGTCATTAGAAGAAGATGAGAAAGATAAAATGTATGgttcaagaaaaaaatctgatggtgttattaaattaggtCATGAAGaagtgaattttaaaaactatgaaataattattaaagattcATTTTATCAGTTAACACCAGGGCTAGTTGAGTTATTGTTTTCTAGATACCCAATGCAATATACTGATagtgatttaaatacattgttgtattatatgtatgaatattttataagagatgttagtacgtaagaaataagttaagaaaaactatagataataagtaaaacagtaaaattcaataagttaagcaatagttaattattcacagaaataggttaaaataacaattgtgcaATTCGGTGccagtaaactttatattacagttagcatagtaagcaagatataataataagaaatgtaaataaatttgtttaataatttactaatcgggttaaaataataattacataataatcatagtgCATAGTGTctataaactgtaaatttaacgtagtaatagaaaaatgtagaacaatcgatagtaattcgattgtaagtgtaatatataagtgagATGGCTAAGACAGCAAAGGTGGTCAGTGGTGGTGATCGTGTGACTCGATCACCACCGGACGTCGTgttcaaacttcaaataaagtattttgcgttattttgtgtttaactttattttggtatacgtccgagtaatcggcgtatacgacaacatataaatcaatacttaTTCAAACATCAGCACATTTAACGCTGgacggaaaaaaaattaagcaagGTGGTGcaaagtataaacaaattatttgtaagctATTTTCCTCGGGGACCGGTgtgaaattacaaaaacataatttagtatatttgaaCGATCCGAATGAGTTGGTTGATAGATTAAGACTTCTTTTAGCCTCTCAATCTGCAGGAAACATCGGAGTTTCAaacgaaatattatctatttttgaaGAACTCTATGAAGCCGGTATAACAAAGAAAATACCAAATGTCTAAACGTGACATAGCAATCGAACTTCATAGACCGgctaagaaaaattatactagACGAACAGTAAATGTGTACGGAAAAAACGATTTATGGCAGGCAGACTTGGTCGAGATGATACCactttcaaacaaaaataatggatACAACTATATTCTCTATGTGATTGATTACTTCACGAAATTTGCCTGGGCTAttccattaaaaacaaaaacggcTTGTGAAGTGACCGGAAAATACTTATTGATAGATCGCCTAAACTGCTGCAAGAAGATAATGGAAAAGAATTTTACGATTTGAAATTTGACATGTTAATGacaaagcataatataaaaaagtatagcaCATATTCAACGATGAAAGCTTGTTTTATTGAAAGGTTTAACCgaactttaaaaacaaacatgtaTAGAGAGTTTACTGCTCAGGACTCACATAAATGGATATCTATTTTACCCATCTTGATAGGCAATTACAACAATTCAAAACATAGAACGATCGGGATGACACCGGTCCAGGCGGAAGAAAATCCTGCACTAGTGACTTTAAAACAATGCACAATAACTTatagaaaagtaaaatttcaTGTTGGAGATAAAGTTCTTATAAGCACTCAGAAAGGAGTTTTTACAAAAGGATTTTTACCTAATTGGTCAACAGAAATATTcacaatagtaaaaataaacaaaacagaaCCAccatacttataagttacacGATTATCATGATGAACCAATAGCTGGTTGTTTTTACACCGAAgaaa is drawn from Aphis gossypii isolate Hap1 unplaced genomic scaffold, ASM2018417v2 Contig00647, whole genome shotgun sequence and contains these coding sequences:
- the LOC126554911 gene encoding uncharacterized protein LOC126554911 — its product is MAHKHSLEALNRTLKDIKNSDKLFGGSLLVLSGDFRQTLPVIPRSTYADEINACLKSSPLWRNVEKLQLKINMCVQMLQEPSAETFSKQLLDIGDGKVAIDETGNVKLPTDFCAIADSQDTLIEQIFPDVHTQYINHEWLAERVILAAKKCRR